The Sporosarcina ureae genome includes a region encoding these proteins:
- a CDS encoding class II aldolase/adducin family protein: MKAEFTFPTPPKFETYEEERTHIKERLAGAFRLFSRFGFDNGIAGHMTVRDPEHPELFWVNPFGTHFSQMKVSDLVLANFKGEIIDGKKDAVVNAAGLAIHSQIHEALPHVQAVTHAHSTYGTTWSALGRALDPISQDSCVFFNRHGLYEEFNGVVLDYNEGKKLGELLENQKALILQNHGLLTVGETIDEAAWWFITMEKCCQQQLMAEAVGTPKIISDEVAEDTAQELGTSLAGWFSFQPLWERITNEQPDFLEK; encoded by the coding sequence ATGAAAGCAGAATTTACTTTTCCAACACCACCAAAGTTTGAAACATATGAAGAAGAACGTACACATATAAAAGAAAGGTTGGCAGGGGCCTTTAGATTATTTTCGCGATTTGGGTTTGATAATGGTATAGCTGGACATATGACGGTAAGAGATCCGGAACATCCTGAATTATTTTGGGTAAATCCTTTTGGAACACATTTCAGTCAAATGAAAGTGTCAGATTTAGTACTAGCTAACTTTAAAGGAGAAATTATCGATGGAAAGAAAGATGCTGTGGTTAATGCCGCAGGGTTAGCAATCCACTCTCAAATTCATGAGGCATTGCCACATGTACAAGCTGTAACCCATGCCCATTCTACGTACGGCACGACCTGGTCAGCGTTAGGAAGAGCATTGGATCCAATATCTCAAGACTCCTGTGTGTTTTTTAATAGACATGGTCTATATGAAGAATTCAATGGGGTAGTATTAGATTATAATGAAGGGAAAAAGTTAGGCGAGTTGCTTGAAAACCAGAAAGCGTTAATACTACAGAATCATGGACTATTAACTGTTGGTGAAACAATTGATGAAGCTGCTTGGTGGTTTATAACTATGGAGAAGTGTTGTCAGCAACAATTAATGGCAGAGGCTGTGGGAACACCTAAAATTATATCCGATGAAGTTGCGGAAGATACAGCACAAGAATTAGGAACATCATTAGCTGGATGGTTTAGTTTTCAGCCACTGTGGGAACGAATTACAAACGAACAACCAGATTTCCTAGAGAAGTAA
- a CDS encoding TRAP transporter large permease, translating into MNPLILLLIVFFGLIFIRVPIAFALGISSMVTIVYIDLPFTSVINHMFASINSFTLLAVPFFLLLGSLMNDGGITNRLINFSRTLVGHIKGGLGHINILVSMIMAGLSGSAAADTAAVGSTLIPAMVKEKYDAGFTVAITAASSTLGVIIPPSIMMVVYGAMAQVSIGKLFLAGIVPGILIGLVQMSYTYYMAVKHNYPAYPRAPIKEVRTSFKQAFATLLLPVIILGGIVGGIFTPTEAAVIAVFYALTLMFFYKSLKVKELPRILKESVIMYSLPMFAIATAGIMGWLIGYLHAPELVADFITNITTSSSGIYLMIVAFLLVVGTFLSPLEAIIIFLPILMKLGEIADLDPVHMGIIVCLTLAVGMVTPPYGICLLIATQIAEISTPRAFLAVLPIIGLTLGVILLGVFMPNLFLFLPNLLMPD; encoded by the coding sequence TTGAATCCACTCATTTTACTCCTCATCGTATTCTTTGGTTTGATTTTCATACGTGTGCCAATCGCATTCGCTTTAGGCATTTCCTCTATGGTTACAATAGTATATATTGACCTACCATTTACGAGTGTTATAAATCACATGTTTGCGAGTATTAACTCTTTCACACTTCTAGCCGTTCCGTTTTTCCTTCTCTTAGGTAGTTTGATGAATGATGGAGGGATTACAAATCGATTGATCAATTTTTCGAGAACACTGGTCGGTCATATTAAAGGTGGTTTGGGCCACATCAACATATTGGTTAGTATGATTATGGCTGGATTATCTGGATCAGCTGCGGCGGATACTGCAGCCGTTGGATCAACATTAATCCCAGCCATGGTAAAAGAAAAATATGATGCAGGTTTTACAGTGGCGATAACCGCTGCTTCCTCCACATTAGGCGTCATTATTCCACCTAGTATTATGATGGTGGTGTACGGTGCAATGGCTCAAGTTTCAATCGGGAAGCTTTTTTTAGCAGGTATTGTACCTGGTATTTTAATTGGTTTAGTGCAAATGAGCTATACATACTATATGGCTGTTAAACATAATTACCCTGCTTATCCGAGAGCGCCGATAAAAGAAGTACGGACATCTTTTAAACAAGCTTTCGCTACGTTATTATTACCAGTCATTATTTTAGGCGGAATTGTAGGTGGAATTTTCACACCGACTGAAGCTGCCGTTATTGCTGTATTTTATGCCTTAACACTTATGTTTTTTTACAAATCTTTAAAAGTAAAAGAATTACCAAGGATTTTAAAGGAGTCAGTCATTATGTATTCCTTGCCAATGTTCGCAATTGCCACTGCGGGTATTATGGGCTGGCTCATCGGTTATTTACACGCACCTGAATTGGTGGCAGATTTTATTACGAATATAACGACGTCCTCTTCGGGTATATATTTAATGATCGTGGCTTTTCTATTGGTAGTGGGAACATTTTTAAGCCCTTTGGAAGCAATTATTATTTTCTTGCCAATTCTTATGAAGTTGGGAGAAATTGCTGATTTAGATCCAGTTCATATGGGGATCATCGTTTGTTTAACGTTAGCAGTTGGGATGGTAACGCCACCTTATGGAATTTGCTTACTCATTGCAACGCAAATTGCGGAAATCTCTACGCCGCGTGCATTCTTGGCAGTTTTACCTATTATCGGCTTAACTTTAGGCGTCATTTTACTCGGTGTATTTATGCCAAACCTGTTTTTATTTTTGCCTAATTTATTAATGCCCGATTAA
- a CDS encoding TRAP transporter substrate-binding protein yields the protein MKKYIMQLMLVVSLIFVLAACGNDEGASEDNEIETGKNYELRLGTVISEPHPWADMAEYFAEEVEKQTDGHVKVSIHANGSLGNDETIIEELRMGTVDFIIGGAQNAAAFVPQYQVFGISYLFEDMDHFEKAISNDGPVYDYLKTEYETRNLDIKLLSLAGGGTRYLSNNKGEIATPEDLDGIKMRIPSSPIESEIWSALGALPTSLAWNELYSAVQTGVVNAFESTLSGYTGSKLYEVAPYVSLTEHLYMASHFSMSEATYNKLPAEYNEIIEKVAIEAGILGTERGIEMDKQLLEELPSLKVTTTEVDKQAFIDILTPLHDKLAKDSEATDLLEIIRELKN from the coding sequence ATGAAAAAGTATATTATGCAGCTTATGCTCGTTGTTTCACTAATTTTTGTGTTAGCAGCTTGTGGGAATGATGAAGGCGCATCTGAAGACAATGAAATAGAAACAGGAAAAAATTACGAACTAAGATTAGGGACTGTCATTAGTGAACCCCATCCTTGGGCAGACATGGCAGAATACTTCGCTGAAGAAGTTGAAAAGCAAACAGACGGTCATGTTAAAGTTTCAATTCATGCAAATGGGTCGTTAGGAAACGATGAAACTATTATAGAAGAATTACGAATGGGGACAGTCGATTTTATCATTGGGGGCGCTCAAAATGCAGCGGCATTTGTTCCTCAGTATCAAGTCTTTGGAATCAGTTACTTGTTCGAAGACATGGATCACTTCGAGAAAGCGATCAGTAATGACGGTCCTGTATACGATTACTTGAAAACAGAATATGAAACTAGAAATTTAGACATAAAACTATTGTCTTTAGCAGGCGGTGGAACGCGATATTTATCGAATAATAAAGGAGAAATCGCAACTCCAGAAGATTTAGACGGTATAAAAATGCGCATTCCAAGCTCACCGATTGAAAGTGAAATTTGGTCAGCACTAGGTGCGTTGCCTACATCACTTGCGTGGAATGAATTGTACTCAGCCGTTCAAACAGGTGTGGTTAATGCATTTGAAAGTACGTTGAGTGGCTATACAGGTAGTAAACTATACGAGGTAGCACCATACGTTAGTTTAACAGAACACCTTTATATGGCTTCACACTTCTCAATGAGTGAAGCAACTTATAATAAGTTACCGGCAGAATATAACGAAATCATTGAAAAAGTAGCTATTGAGGCCGGAATATTAGGTACCGAACGTGGAATTGAAATGGATAAACAATTACTAGAGGAATTGCCTAGTTTAAAAGTAACGACGACAGAAGTTGATAAACAAGCGTTTATTGATATATTAACACCACTACATGACAAATTAGCTAAAGACTCTGAAGCCACTGATTTACTAGAAATTATAAGAGAGTTAAAAAACTGA
- a CDS encoding thiamine pyrophosphate-binding protein yields the protein MKAIRTVLDYLRASGVKHVFGIPAGSVNAFFDELYEIPELMPIVTKHEGAASYMAVAYAKYTATMSVCIGCSGPGGTNLLTGAANAMREHIPVLFLTGAVPVDTVGLNASQELNAEPLFRSVTKYSVTVTDSKDLLGEVAKACEIAISGVPGPVHVAMPIDIQINQIEAPEIPTSPKRTPIVPDQNTIQSVARELANKRNGYIFVGQGIRHSVDPLLELAETLGWPIITTPQAKGYITDDHPLLAGVFGFAGHDETSALINGTDGEALLVVGSSLGETATNNWNTNLTKNRYTIQLDYDSSVFNRKYEVDIAVLGDIDLSLAALLDQLKKLHVPTKNSAVSKREIERKDHEEYNTKNILMRLQKYVPRNTRYTVDIGEFMAYIIHDMNVVESDSFDINVHFGAMGSGIGSAIGSKLAEPERPVVCVTGDGSFFMHGMEILTAKEHKLPILFVVMNNARLGMVYHGHSLQYKRSHPSFEQEPVNIAAMAAVMNIPSKRIEALEDLTQGVIDELMNVEGPSVLEVSLIDHTIPPMGDRVKFLSSFGK from the coding sequence ATGAAAGCTATTCGAACAGTATTGGATTATTTAAGAGCTAGTGGCGTAAAACACGTTTTTGGTATCCCGGCTGGCTCAGTCAATGCATTTTTTGATGAGTTGTATGAAATACCTGAACTAATGCCGATTGTGACGAAGCATGAAGGCGCAGCTTCTTACATGGCAGTTGCATATGCCAAATATACGGCTACTATGAGTGTTTGTATTGGATGCAGTGGACCTGGTGGTACTAATCTCCTGACTGGTGCTGCCAATGCCATGCGTGAACATATCCCTGTATTATTTTTGACGGGTGCAGTTCCTGTCGATACTGTCGGTTTGAATGCTTCTCAAGAATTGAATGCGGAGCCACTCTTTAGATCAGTGACGAAATATAGTGTAACTGTAACGGATTCGAAAGACTTGCTTGGCGAAGTAGCAAAGGCATGTGAAATAGCGATTTCTGGTGTGCCAGGTCCTGTCCATGTCGCTATGCCGATAGATATCCAAATCAATCAAATTGAAGCTCCTGAAATACCGACATCGCCAAAAAGAACGCCGATTGTTCCAGATCAAAACACTATACAGTCAGTTGCCAGAGAGCTTGCCAATAAACGAAATGGATATATCTTCGTAGGGCAAGGTATCAGGCACTCTGTCGATCCGTTACTTGAGTTGGCGGAAACACTTGGTTGGCCGATCATTACAACACCACAAGCAAAAGGATATATTACAGACGATCATCCACTCCTCGCTGGGGTATTCGGTTTTGCCGGTCATGACGAAACCTCTGCACTCATCAATGGCACAGATGGTGAAGCTCTACTAGTGGTAGGATCTAGCTTAGGCGAGACAGCTACGAATAATTGGAACACCAATCTCACTAAAAATCGGTACACTATTCAATTAGACTACGATTCATCCGTTTTTAATCGAAAATATGAAGTAGATATTGCTGTGTTGGGAGACATAGATTTAAGCTTGGCGGCATTGCTAGATCAACTAAAAAAATTACACGTGCCGACGAAAAATTCAGCAGTTAGTAAGCGAGAAATAGAGAGGAAGGATCATGAAGAGTACAATACGAAAAATATCTTGATGCGTCTGCAAAAATACGTACCTCGCAATACTAGATATACCGTAGATATAGGCGAGTTCATGGCGTATATCATTCACGATATGAACGTAGTAGAGTCCGATTCATTTGATATTAATGTGCACTTTGGAGCGATGGGGAGCGGTATAGGTTCTGCAATTGGATCGAAGCTTGCTGAACCTGAACGTCCAGTAGTTTGCGTTACGGGAGATGGGAGTTTCTTCATGCACGGTATGGAAATCCTTACCGCGAAAGAACATAAGTTACCGATTTTATTTGTTGTCATGAATAATGCGCGCTTAGGAATGGTCTATCATGGACATTCATTGCAATATAAACGCTCCCACCCATCATTTGAGCAAGAACCTGTGAATATTGCAGCTATGGCTGCGGTCATGAACATACCGAGTAAACGAATTGAAGCGTTGGAAGATCTGACTCAAGGAGTAATAGACGAGCTTATGAATGTCGAGGGGCCGTCAGTCCTCGAAGTTTCTTTAATAGACCATACAATACCCCCAATGGGAGATCGCGTGAAGTTTCTATCTTCTTTTGGAAAGTGA
- a CDS encoding TRAP transporter small permease, which yields MLFKFNNLVEKILTFVSVLLLATFIIVVFVKVIARNYFDIPMVWADEFSLLCFMWTVFLGAAIALRHKKHFIVDLAPSKLKLNLGFDILSHFIVLSLIYVMIVYGYNFTLSGLSRASNSLPFTLSYFFATIPVSGVAMLLFTIELIISDTKRFMKLTSKEVYVD from the coding sequence GTGCTGTTTAAATTTAACAACTTAGTCGAAAAAATTCTAACTTTTGTTTCTGTACTATTATTAGCTACCTTTATTATCGTTGTATTTGTGAAAGTTATTGCAAGAAATTATTTCGATATTCCAATGGTTTGGGCAGATGAATTTTCGTTACTATGTTTCATGTGGACTGTATTTTTAGGTGCAGCCATTGCACTTCGACACAAAAAACACTTTATCGTCGACTTAGCACCTTCTAAACTGAAATTAAATTTAGGTTTCGATATTTTATCTCACTTCATCGTCCTTTCACTCATCTACGTAATGATTGTTTATGGTTATAATTTTACTCTATCCGGTCTATCCCGGGCATCTAATTCATTACCATTTACTCTCTCTTACTTCTTTGCGACGATTCCAGTCTCTGGCGTCGCGATGTTGTTATTTACAATCGAATTAATTATTTCAGATACAAAAAGATTTATGAAATTAACTAGTAAAGAGGTGTATGTTGATTGA
- a CDS encoding muconate/chloromuconate family cycloisomerase — MKTMIKRIRSVIVDLPIKRPHQFSTEIVSTKSFVVIQVELENGLIGIGEGTTPGIWWNGESVETMQLVIERYLKPLLINQDPRNIEQLLQLFDRHVRANPFAKATVEMALFDVVGKIYNAPVHQLLGGLYQDAIDVKWALATGDADDDIAEAKELVSSKQYRDFKIKAGKYQPVDDAKRAIKIAEGLHGISSIGIDPNGSWDKLTAVRWMEHLNDAGVDFLEQPLSPLDFDGAAKLVSMKKVPVMADESVATIQDAQRLVQEKAADIFSLKIHKSGGMRNTLKIAAIAESAGLACFGGTSLESSIGSAASIHAFGTIRNLSYGCESFGPPWLADDLVKNPLEFKEGKVIIPSGAGLGVELDEMKIEKYRRKKERVTNGVF; from the coding sequence ATGAAAACTATGATTAAGCGAATCCGTTCAGTAATTGTAGATCTACCGATTAAAAGACCTCATCAATTTTCAACTGAGATTGTATCAACGAAAAGTTTTGTGGTAATCCAAGTAGAATTAGAAAATGGGCTTATTGGTATTGGAGAAGGAACAACACCGGGGATTTGGTGGAACGGTGAAAGCGTGGAAACGATGCAACTTGTCATTGAGCGTTATTTAAAACCGTTGCTAATTAATCAAGATCCTAGAAATATTGAGCAGCTACTACAATTATTTGACCGGCATGTACGTGCAAATCCATTTGCGAAAGCAACAGTTGAAATGGCACTTTTCGACGTAGTCGGTAAAATATATAACGCTCCTGTTCATCAACTATTGGGTGGGTTATACCAAGATGCGATTGATGTGAAATGGGCACTTGCAACAGGTGATGCGGATGATGATATAGCAGAAGCAAAAGAACTGGTTAGCAGTAAACAATACAGAGACTTCAAAATCAAAGCGGGTAAATATCAACCAGTAGATGATGCTAAGCGAGCAATTAAAATTGCCGAAGGTCTACATGGCATCTCATCAATTGGTATTGATCCAAACGGTTCATGGGATAAGTTAACAGCTGTTCGTTGGATGGAACACTTGAATGATGCAGGTGTCGATTTTTTAGAACAACCACTTTCACCACTCGATTTTGATGGTGCAGCAAAACTTGTAAGCATGAAAAAGGTACCGGTTATGGCAGATGAAAGTGTCGCAACAATCCAGGATGCGCAAAGACTTGTCCAGGAAAAAGCAGCTGATATATTCTCTCTTAAAATTCATAAATCAGGTGGTATGCGAAATACCTTAAAGATTGCTGCTATCGCAGAATCTGCGGGATTAGCTTGTTTTGGTGGTACATCTCTAGAGAGTTCGATCGGTTCAGCGGCAAGTATTCATGCATTCGGTACAATACGCAATTTATCATACGGCTGTGAATCGTTTGGACCACCATGGCTTGCCGATGATTTAGTTAAAAATCCGCTGGAATTTAAAGAAGGTAAAGTAATTATTCCTTCAGGAGCAGGTTTAGGTGTTGAGTTAGATGAAATGAAAATAGAAAAATACAGAAGAAAAAAGGAGAGAGTTACAAATGGCGTATTTTAA
- a CDS encoding IclR family transcriptional regulator domain-containing protein, with translation MKNSNNSIKDADFIQSLERGLLIIQAFSNENQTLTVSEAAKITNLSRPTVRRIFLTLESLGYAESTDGHYSLTARVLSLGYAYISSKNIWDIAHPHMRDLVEQTGESTSISVLNGEEIVYVARIPTKRIMMIALDVGSRLPAYATSMGQVLLANLSPSELDDYFTDVDFKSFTARTVSSKLELIERLTQIKNEGWAFVEQQLEEGLSSLAVPIRNNEGKVIAAINISSHANRINREMVNDKFLPLLVKTAEKISIDLSKSHRIVRL, from the coding sequence ATGAAGAATTCTAATAATTCTATTAAAGATGCAGATTTTATCCAGTCATTAGAACGTGGATTACTAATTATTCAAGCTTTTTCAAATGAAAATCAAACACTTACAGTAAGTGAAGCTGCAAAAATTACAAACTTAAGTAGGCCTACTGTGCGCAGAATCTTTCTCACGCTAGAAAGTTTGGGGTATGCGGAATCTACTGATGGACATTACTCCTTAACCGCTCGCGTATTATCTCTTGGTTATGCCTATATATCCTCTAAAAACATTTGGGATATCGCACACCCTCATATGCGTGATCTCGTTGAACAAACTGGTGAATCTACCTCGATTTCCGTTTTAAACGGAGAAGAAATTGTCTATGTTGCAAGAATTCCTACGAAACGAATTATGATGATTGCTTTGGATGTCGGCTCAAGATTGCCTGCATACGCAACTTCAATGGGCCAAGTATTGCTCGCCAACTTATCCCCATCTGAACTAGATGATTATTTTACTGACGTAGACTTTAAATCATTCACGGCAAGAACAGTAAGTAGTAAGTTGGAATTGATCGAAAGACTTACACAGATTAAAAACGAGGGATGGGCCTTTGTTGAACAACAGCTAGAAGAAGGGCTGAGTTCGTTAGCTGTCCCTATTCGAAATAATGAAGGCAAAGTAATCGCAGCTATCAATATTTCTTCACATGCGAATCGTATTAATAGAGAAATGGTAAATGACAAATTTCTTCCGTTGTTAGTAAAAACTGCTGAGAAAATTAGTATAGACCTATCGAAATCCCATCGTATTGTGCGACTGTAA
- a CDS encoding acyl-CoA dehydrogenase family protein yields MHSFVKTPAQRKLIEQIEKLKPSFKAREPELDTLGSFPFKDIEELKQIDYHLLTLPRESGGQGFGLYEYILAQEAISEGSGSTGLSIGWHNGIVLEYAENRHWNEKAGQFLVEEIRKGALINSLGTENNTGSPTRGGLPQTNAVADGDDLIINGEKTYASLSPVLDYFLVSTTTEEKEVEHIMIPRTAAGVSIEQSWDSLAMRGTASDTVVFNNVRVPRSNILKKNKPVEPVSKGWLLHIPACYIGIAAAARNYALEFATSYVPVSLGKPIAEVPSISQKIGDMELELSTARHLLYGTIERYEAATDKTTFEESLDVTKIAVTSAAISIVNTAMEIVGSRALSESNPMHRYYLNVRAGLYNPPMNDVVTSKMANKAIQSMKKATMK; encoded by the coding sequence ATGCATTCATTTGTAAAAACACCAGCACAGAGAAAGTTAATAGAACAAATTGAAAAGTTAAAGCCTTCATTTAAAGCACGTGAACCTGAGCTAGATACGCTAGGCTCATTTCCTTTTAAAGATATAGAAGAACTTAAACAAATAGATTATCATCTATTAACATTACCGAGAGAAAGTGGCGGGCAAGGTTTTGGATTGTATGAATATATACTAGCGCAAGAAGCTATTTCTGAAGGTAGTGGCTCGACTGGTTTATCGATTGGTTGGCATAATGGAATTGTGCTTGAATATGCAGAAAACCGTCACTGGAATGAAAAGGCCGGACAATTTTTAGTAGAAGAAATACGAAAAGGTGCCCTCATCAACTCGCTTGGCACTGAAAATAATACTGGAAGTCCGACGCGAGGAGGTTTACCACAAACGAATGCAGTTGCTGACGGTGATGACTTAATCATTAATGGTGAGAAAACGTATGCTTCACTCTCTCCGGTTCTCGATTACTTTCTTGTTTCTACAACGACTGAAGAAAAAGAAGTAGAACACATTATGATTCCCCGTACAGCTGCTGGTGTGTCTATCGAACAGTCATGGGATAGTTTAGCAATGCGAGGTACAGCGAGTGATACAGTCGTATTTAACAATGTGCGTGTGCCGAGGTCAAATATCTTGAAGAAAAATAAACCCGTTGAACCTGTGTCAAAAGGTTGGTTACTGCATATTCCTGCTTGTTATATCGGCATTGCAGCGGCAGCAAGAAACTATGCACTTGAATTTGCCACTTCCTACGTGCCTGTCTCACTTGGAAAACCCATTGCCGAAGTACCATCCATTAGTCAGAAGATCGGTGATATGGAGCTGGAGTTGTCTACTGCAAGACATTTATTGTACGGAACGATCGAACGCTATGAAGCTGCGACGGATAAAACAACGTTTGAAGAGTCACTAGATGTAACGAAAATCGCTGTCACAAGTGCCGCTATCTCGATTGTTAATACAGCCATGGAAATTGTCGGTTCTCGTGCTTTATCCGAATCAAATCCAATGCACCGGTATTATTTAAATGTCAGAGCAGGATTATACAACCCCCCGATGAACGATGTCGTTACTTCTAAAATGGCTAATAAAGCAATTCAATCGATGAAAAAGGCTACGATGAAGTAA
- a CDS encoding LLM class flavin-dependent oxidoreductase gives MHVRKKLKLGTMIHGVGEKISDWRHPAIPSDASISFEFYKQQAQTSERGKFDFVFIADALYINEKSNPHYLNRFEPLTILSALAAVTSHIGLVGTLSTTYSEPFSAARQFASLDMLSNGRAGWNAVTSGLEKAALNFSKEVKDHPSHAARYRMAAEFVKIMKGLWNSWEEDAFIRNKETGQFFEPTKLHTLNYEGEFFSVQGPLNIGRSVQGQPVIFQAGSSKAGIAFSAQEADAVFAIMPALEEAQRYYKDVKEQATALGRNPDDVMVLQGISPIIGNTEEEAERKFGELASLVTIEQALAFLGRLFEHHDFSQYPLDAPFPDIGSIGQNSFRSDTDRIKIEARMQSLTLRQVALREATPRTPFMGTAKQVAYLIEAWYEQNGADGFMLIPNLPSELEAFVDEVVPILQKRGIFRTDYEGTTLRENLELPYVENYHSLN, from the coding sequence ATGCATGTGAGAAAGAAATTGAAACTAGGAACGATGATCCACGGTGTCGGTGAGAAAATATCAGATTGGCGACATCCTGCTATACCATCGGACGCGAGTATAAGCTTTGAATTTTATAAACAACAAGCCCAAACGTCAGAACGCGGAAAATTTGATTTTGTTTTCATTGCTGATGCTTTGTACATCAATGAAAAATCGAATCCACATTATCTGAATCGATTCGAACCACTCACGATACTTTCTGCATTGGCAGCAGTGACGTCGCACATTGGTTTAGTCGGCACATTATCGACGACCTATAGCGAACCTTTTTCAGCAGCAAGGCAATTTGCTTCACTTGATATGTTAAGCAACGGACGGGCAGGATGGAATGCGGTGACGTCGGGGTTAGAAAAAGCGGCATTAAATTTTAGTAAGGAGGTTAAAGATCATCCAAGTCATGCCGCGCGTTACCGGATGGCAGCCGAGTTTGTGAAAATCATGAAAGGCTTATGGAATTCCTGGGAAGAGGATGCTTTTATACGCAATAAAGAGACTGGGCAATTTTTTGAGCCAACTAAACTACATACATTGAATTATGAAGGCGAATTCTTTTCTGTACAAGGACCACTGAATATCGGTCGTTCAGTACAAGGACAGCCGGTAATATTTCAGGCTGGCTCATCAAAAGCAGGCATTGCGTTTTCTGCACAAGAAGCGGATGCAGTTTTCGCGATTATGCCTGCTTTAGAAGAAGCGCAACGCTATTATAAAGATGTAAAAGAGCAAGCAACTGCCCTAGGACGTAACCCTGACGACGTTATGGTTCTACAAGGGATCAGTCCGATTATTGGAAATACAGAAGAGGAAGCAGAACGGAAATTCGGTGAACTTGCCAGTTTGGTGACAATTGAGCAGGCTCTCGCTTTTTTAGGTCGACTTTTTGAACATCATGACTTTTCCCAATATCCATTGGATGCACCTTTTCCCGATATCGGAAGTATTGGGCAAAATAGTTTCAGGAGTGATACGGATCGTATTAAGATTGAAGCACGTATGCAAAGTTTAACCTTGCGCCAAGTAGCTTTAAGAGAAGCCACGCCCCGCACACCTTTTATGGGTACTGCGAAACAAGTCGCCTATTTGATCGAAGCTTGGTACGAACAGAATGGGGCTGATGGTTTTATGCTGATTCCGAATTTACCAAGCGAATTAGAAGCATTTGTTGATGAAGTTGTTCCCATCCTTCAAAAACGTGGGATTTTTCGGACAGATTATGAAGGGACTACTTTGCGGGAGAATTTGGAGTTGCCTTACGTGGAGAACTACCATTCACTGAACTAG